Proteins co-encoded in one Candidatus Brocadia sp. genomic window:
- a CDS encoding efflux RND transporter periplasmic adaptor subunit, which produces MIYNFRSRFNKGNLDAKYKEAKNNYEKSKIDFEKAKTLVKDHIISQKSFQEIRLRYKNAQTTFNIIEKNYTTDGYKIMLPIQGYIKNVMISEGDHIEIGQPIAVVSQNRKLILKAELPQKYFSKLNSISSANFITAYDNKTHNTDSLNGKLVSYGKSAENNAYYIPVNFEIDNNAGIIPGSFVEAFIKTNIISDALVIPYSALIEEQENFFAYVQTSGEGFQKRELKIGANDGMNVQVLAGIKEGRKSCHERSLPNKISNNVG; this is translated from the coding sequence TTATTTATAATTTCAGGAGCCGGTTTAACAAAGGTAATTTAGACGCGAAATACAAAGAAGCAAAAAATAACTACGAAAAAAGCAAAATAGATTTTGAAAAAGCCAAAACATTGGTGAAAGACCATATCATTTCACAAAAATCTTTTCAGGAAATACGTCTCCGATACAAAAATGCTCAAACCACTTTTAACATTATTGAAAAAAACTATACTACTGACGGATACAAAATCATGTTGCCAATACAAGGCTATATAAAAAATGTGATGATAAGCGAAGGGGATCATATTGAAATCGGGCAGCCCATTGCCGTCGTTTCCCAAAACCGCAAACTCATTTTAAAAGCCGAATTGCCTCAAAAGTATTTCTCAAAACTCAATAGTATTTCATCGGCGAATTTCATAACTGCTTATGACAATAAAACACACAATACTGACAGCTTAAATGGAAAGCTCGTTTCATATGGGAAAAGCGCAGAGAATAACGCTTATTATATTCCAGTAAACTTTGAGATTGACAATAATGCTGGAATCATCCCTGGCTCATTCGTAGAGGCGTTTATAAAAACCAATATAATCAGTGATGCATTAGTAATTCCCTATTCGGCGCTCATAGAGGAACAGGAAAATTTCTTTGCCTATGTGCAAACATCAGGCGAAGGATTCCAGAAGCGTGAATTAAAAATCGGAGCCAATGATGGTATGAATGTACAGGTATTAGCAGGTATAAAGGAGGGGCGAAAGAGTTGTCACGAAAGGAGCCTACCAAATAAAATTAGCAACAATGTCGGGTAA
- a CDS encoding HlyC/CorC family transporter: MLQGYMWGFELAIMVTMIGINSVFAAYEIALASVSLARLRSLADDHRSGAKVALYMKQNMEASLAVVQLGITLVGTIAAAVGGSGAEEKVAPTLIGRLGVSEGTAEVLAIALVVVPLTVVTIVVGELIPKVFALRNAERVCLTLSPFMRWFSFSVWPAVWLFETVVMGVMSWGERRLGSGDAGKSKTVEFQELRAIAAMARASRLIGHREERIILGAMELQSRVVRTIMLPAEHVTTLDANASLAENLITAHLDMHTRFPVVARKGDPQTIIGYANFKDIIATMRLAPQEPTFRTIIRPILSFKDNERIAVCLEQMMREHTHIALVRDADGRVVGIVTLEDILEELVGEIEDEYDRLPTHIVESGSSWVAGGGVSIDRLKATTGIDLSIDHPAAGARTLSDWVSGHLGREVRGGDVVERGAMRVVVRKVRRKKVQEAQVSQFEQGRTPNKAMQRTGRV; encoded by the coding sequence TTGTTACAAGGGTACATGTGGGGATTTGAACTTGCCATCATGGTCACCATGATCGGCATCAACAGCGTTTTTGCAGCGTACGAAATCGCCTTGGCGTCCGTAAGCCTCGCCAGACTACGGAGTCTCGCGGATGATCACCGGAGCGGGGCGAAAGTCGCCCTGTACATGAAGCAGAACATGGAGGCGAGCCTGGCCGTTGTCCAACTGGGGATCACACTGGTCGGCACCATCGCGGCGGCTGTCGGTGGATCCGGCGCTGAGGAGAAGGTGGCCCCGACCCTTATTGGTCGCTTGGGTGTTTCGGAGGGTACGGCTGAGGTCCTAGCCATTGCGCTCGTGGTTGTCCCTCTCACCGTCGTGACAATCGTGGTCGGAGAATTGATACCGAAGGTGTTCGCGCTGCGCAATGCGGAAAGGGTGTGCCTCACCCTTTCGCCTTTTATGCGTTGGTTCTCCTTCAGCGTCTGGCCTGCCGTGTGGCTGTTTGAAACGGTTGTCATGGGTGTAATGTCGTGGGGTGAGCGCCGCCTTGGCTCGGGCGATGCGGGTAAGTCTAAGACGGTGGAGTTTCAAGAACTCCGCGCCATAGCCGCTATGGCCCGCGCATCGCGGCTCATTGGGCACCGGGAGGAGCGAATCATTCTGGGAGCGATGGAGTTGCAGTCACGCGTAGTCCGCACTATCATGCTCCCGGCTGAACATGTGACCACACTCGATGCGAATGCCTCACTGGCGGAAAATCTAATTACGGCCCACCTCGACATGCATACACGCTTTCCCGTAGTCGCACGGAAGGGCGACCCGCAGACTATCATCGGCTATGCAAACTTCAAGGACATCATTGCCACGATGCGCCTGGCCCCACAGGAACCCACGTTCCGTACCATCATCCGCCCGATCCTGTCCTTCAAGGACAACGAACGGATCGCCGTATGCCTTGAGCAGATGATGCGCGAGCACACACACATCGCCTTGGTGCGTGACGCCGACGGCAGGGTGGTGGGAATAGTCACGCTCGAAGACATCCTAGAGGAATTGGTGGGCGAGATTGAGGATGAGTACGATCGCCTCCCTACCCACATTGTCGAATCTGGTTCCTCCTGGGTTGCAGGTGGTGGGGTTTCCATTGACCGATTGAAGGCCACAACCGGCATCGACCTAAGTATCGATCATCCCGCTGCCGGTGCCCGTACGCTCAGTGATTGGGTCAGCGGACACCTGGGCAGGGAAGTTCGCGGTGGCGATGTTGTCGAAAGGGGTGCTATGCGAGTCGTGGTTCGCAAGGTCCGTCGGAAGAAAGTCCAAGAAGCTCAGGTGAGCCAGTTTGAGCAAGGGCGGACACCGAACAAGGCGATGCAGCGGACTGGTAGGGTATGA
- a CDS encoding HPF/RaiA family ribosome-associated protein, producing MILPLQITSRNLELTEAIKTNIREHAESLDKYYSRIMSCRVAVEALPNRSLYNVRIDMTVPGVELVIKLDPNSDLYIAIRDAFHDARRKLEDFARRQRGDVKRHEEPPHARISTLFQDKGYGFLTTVDGREIYFHENSVQSHKFKQLEIGMEVRFGEEMGEKGPQATYVKVV from the coding sequence ATGATACTACCATTGCAAATTACGTCGAGAAATTTAGAACTCACTGAAGCGATCAAAACAAACATCCGTGAGCATGCAGAAAGTTTAGATAAATATTACAGCCGGATTATGAGCTGCCGGGTCGCTGTAGAGGCGCTTCCCAACAGGTCTTTGTACAACGTACGTATCGATATGACCGTCCCTGGTGTGGAACTTGTAATAAAACTCGATCCGAACTCAGACCTCTATATTGCAATAAGAGATGCCTTTCATGATGCGCGCCGTAAGCTGGAGGATTTTGCCAGAAGGCAGCGTGGTGACGTAAAACGCCATGAGGAACCACCCCATGCCCGCATAAGTACCCTGTTCCAGGACAAGGGCTACGGCTTCCTTACCACAGTGGATGGACGGGAAATTTATTTCCACGAGAATAGCGTACAGAGCCATAAATTTAAGCAACTGGAGATCGGAATGGAGGTACGTTTTGGTGAAGAAATGGGCGAAAAAGGACCACAGGCCACTTATGTAAAAGTAGTTTGA
- a CDS encoding TIGR01212 family radical SAM protein has translation MCMKSLTLLSQQKSYLGKHRFYPFREYLKEHFLYKVHKIPLHAGFTCPNRDGRAGVGGCTYCINESFSPNVKGHSLSIREQVERGKIFHKKRYGAEKFIAYFQSFTNTYADVETLKDRYEEALTDEDVVGISIGTRPDCVTDIILSHIESYTKKYHVWIEYGLQSVHNKTLDRINRGHDYKIFLDAINRTKKTCINICVHVILGLPGETRDDMMETAEAVATLGIQGIKLHHLYVAKNTALAEEYFQGKVQTLDMNTYIQLAADFLERIPSDITIQRLVGDTHGNFLISPIWKASKAEITYGITRELEQRGTWQGSRYNVSVPAINHSTPFPVQNIQGQVSEESKLHTIEI, from the coding sequence ATGTGTATGAAAAGTCTGACACTGTTATCTCAACAAAAGTCGTATCTTGGAAAGCATCGATTTTATCCATTTCGTGAATACCTGAAAGAACATTTTCTTTATAAAGTGCACAAGATTCCGCTTCATGCAGGTTTTACCTGTCCGAACCGTGATGGTCGTGCAGGGGTGGGTGGTTGCACTTATTGTATCAATGAAAGCTTTAGTCCAAATGTCAAAGGACATTCTCTTTCTATCAGGGAACAGGTTGAAAGAGGCAAGATATTCCATAAAAAGAGATATGGTGCTGAAAAATTTATCGCTTATTTCCAGTCCTTTACAAATACCTATGCAGACGTGGAAACCTTAAAGGACCGTTATGAAGAAGCACTAACAGATGAAGATGTTGTTGGAATTTCTATTGGCACGCGGCCAGACTGCGTCACGGATATTATTCTAAGCCACATCGAAAGTTATACAAAAAAATACCACGTTTGGATCGAGTATGGCCTCCAATCTGTTCACAACAAGACTCTCGACCGAATTAACCGAGGACACGATTACAAGATATTTTTGGATGCCATAAATCGCACAAAAAAAACTTGCATCAATATATGTGTTCATGTTATCTTAGGTCTCCCTGGCGAAACGAGGGACGATATGATGGAAACAGCTGAGGCAGTGGCAACCCTGGGCATACAGGGTATCAAACTTCACCACTTGTATGTGGCGAAAAATACGGCACTGGCCGAGGAGTATTTTCAGGGGAAGGTACAGACGCTGGATATGAATACCTATATTCAGCTTGCCGCTGATTTTCTGGAGCGTATTCCATCGGATATTACCATACAAAGACTCGTAGGTGACACGCATGGCAATTTCCTTATATCGCCAATATGGAAGGCCAGTAAGGCCGAGATCACTTACGGAATTACACGGGAATTGGAACAAAGGGGTACCTGGCAAGGCTCACGGTATAACGTGTCAGTACCTGCAATAAATCACTCGACACCATTTCCTGTCCAAAACATACAGGGACAAGTTTCCGAAGAGTCGAAACTGCATACCATAGAAATATGA
- a CDS encoding diguanylate cyclase: MSNHDKTKTELQLENEEAVTAEYLTHAILDQAMEVIVICDVNGLIIHASKTAKVICGKEPLLQPFETIFPMRFKREKQHYRNFRIADVLRGKEFREDEVRLEYFSSTRPYDIKVFNLLINASPLKNSQNTVVGCIITLTDITESKRIKRRKNVLYATTQVLAESATFKEAIPKILQAICESLEWDLGAFWTVDRKTNVLNCIEIWHKPSLKVPEFEALTRQITFLPGVGLPGSVYASKKPLWITNVVSDANFPRAPVAAKEGLYGAFGFPILIGNNVLSAIEFFSNAIQPPDEDLLRMMASIGGQIGQFIERKQSEEALRRRIDFEKTVANISTRFVTLSDFNNAVFKSLADAGRLSEASRAYLFQFRDNGKIMDNTHEWCGEGVASEIQHLQNLPAAMLPWLLENLHAGKVIHIADVSKMPPEAATEKEEFKRQGIKAILILPVYAEKELAGFVGFDNVVAIDPWHEEDIALLRIMAEIIGNAIARRQSESRITYMAYHDTLTNLPNRNLFHDRLKVAIVQAKRNGKMVAVMILDLDHFKTINDSLGHHIGDLLLKAVAERLTRCVREGDTIARTGGDEFTIILPDLVHALNTIIVASKIIDALNQPFLLEGHEIHISTSIGVSLYPLDGDDKADLVKKADIAMYISKARGKNTYRFYKSDMNTIFKQK; the protein is encoded by the coding sequence ATGAGTAACCATGATAAAACAAAAACAGAACTACAGCTTGAAAATGAAGAAGCCGTAACTGCTGAATACCTGACACATGCGATCCTCGACCAGGCGATGGAAGTCATTGTGATATGCGACGTAAATGGCCTGATCATTCATGCCAGTAAAACAGCCAAAGTCATTTGTGGCAAAGAGCCATTACTACAGCCATTTGAAACTATCTTTCCGATGCGGTTTAAGAGGGAAAAACAGCATTACAGAAATTTCCGGATTGCAGATGTTTTGCGTGGTAAAGAATTTCGGGAAGATGAAGTGAGACTGGAATATTTCTCCTCTACTCGCCCGTACGATATTAAAGTATTCAATCTGCTCATCAACGCCTCACCCCTGAAGAATTCACAGAATACGGTGGTCGGCTGCATTATTACATTGACTGACATTACCGAGTCCAAACGGATTAAACGGCGCAAAAACGTGTTGTATGCCACCACGCAGGTATTGGCAGAGTCTGCCACATTTAAAGAGGCCATTCCAAAAATTCTTCAAGCCATATGTGAAAGTCTTGAATGGGACTTAGGCGCGTTCTGGACTGTTGATAGGAAAACCAATGTGCTCAATTGTATTGAAATCTGGCACAAGCCGTCGTTAAAGGTTCCGGAGTTTGAAGCACTTACCCGGCAGATTACCTTTTTACCTGGTGTCGGATTGCCAGGCAGTGTTTATGCCAGCAAAAAACCCCTCTGGATTACCAACGTCGTTTCTGATGCAAACTTTCCCCGGGCACCAGTCGCGGCGAAAGAGGGATTGTACGGGGCTTTTGGTTTTCCCATTTTGATTGGAAACAATGTGTTGAGCGCAATTGAATTTTTTAGCAATGCGATACAACCACCGGATGAAGACCTGCTCAGGATGATGGCCTCCATAGGCGGTCAGATCGGCCAGTTCATTGAACGAAAACAATCGGAAGAGGCCCTCAGGCGCAGAATAGACTTTGAAAAGACCGTTGCCAATATCTCCACAAGATTTGTTACTCTTTCGGATTTTAACAATGCCGTTTTTAAATCATTGGCCGATGCAGGCCGGCTGAGTGAAGCCAGCAGAGCGTACCTCTTCCAGTTTCGTGATAACGGCAAAATTATGGACAACACCCATGAATGGTGTGGCGAAGGGGTCGCATCTGAAATCCAGCATCTCCAAAATCTTCCCGCTGCGATGTTGCCCTGGCTGTTGGAGAACTTGCATGCTGGCAAGGTAATTCATATTGCCGATGTTTCTAAAATGCCGCCTGAGGCTGCAACTGAAAAAGAGGAATTTAAGAGGCAGGGTATCAAGGCAATACTAATCCTTCCGGTATATGCTGAAAAGGAATTGGCCGGGTTTGTTGGTTTTGACAATGTCGTGGCTATTGACCCATGGCATGAAGAAGATATTGCACTGCTTCGCATTATGGCAGAGATTATAGGAAATGCGATTGCACGCAGGCAGTCGGAGTCCCGTATCACCTACATGGCCTATCATGATACCCTCACAAACTTACCCAACCGCAATTTATTTCATGACCGTTTGAAAGTAGCAATAGTTCAGGCAAAGCGTAATGGAAAGATGGTGGCTGTTATGATCCTTGACCTGGATCACTTCAAAACTATCAATGACTCTCTGGGACATCACATAGGTGATTTGTTGCTCAAGGCGGTCGCCGAGCGGCTGACGCGATGTGTTCGTGAGGGTGACACGATCGCGCGCACGGGTGGCGATGAATTTACGATCATTCTCCCTGACCTTGTTCATGCACTAAATACTATCATTGTTGCAAGTAAAATTATTGATGCACTAAACCAGCCCTTTCTGCTTGAAGGCCACGAAATTCACATCTCTACGAGCATTGGCGTTAGTCTCTATCCACTCGATGGGGATGACAAAGCAGACCTGGTCAAAAAGGCAGACATTGCCATGTACATTTCCAAGGCACGGGGGAAAAATACCTACCGTTTTTACAAATCTGATATGAATACCATCTTTAAACAGAAGTAA
- a CDS encoding glucose sorbosone dehydrogenase, with translation MKFPHILTNFFLLFSVSCIVNAQQAQQSYKLQDAFPNLSFNRPLDLQHAGDGTNRLFVVSQNGLISVFENTSNVKSAKIFLDIRDKVIAGGELGLLGLAFHPDYEKNGYFYVNYTAPKPLRSVIARYSVSTTNSNSADKKSELILFQVNQPYSNHNGGQLAFGLDGYLYIALGDGGSAGDPQNNGQNKSSFLGKILRLDVNCTSDDKNYCIPPDNPFAGNTQGYKEEIYAYGLRNPWRFCFDSVTGRLWTGDVGQDLWEEIDIVEKGKNYGWKIMEGNHCYKSSSCNTSGLALPIWEYGHDDQGGCSVTGGYVYRGKIFPELSGRYLYGDYCTGRVWALKYDGINPVSNALLLKEDINISSFGVDKYNEVYLCDLDGKIYKLATNTPRPTPTSPSQTPTPIPTPSTVPTQVPTPVKTGKIYGYVVDIKGNPLVSVKVNLKGKETKIRKKTLSDTEGSFEFADLEADTYKITTKKRGYRKGRQTVMLEEGGEEEIAIEMKKQLKQKPI, from the coding sequence ATGAAATTCCCACATATATTGACCAATTTCTTTTTACTGTTTTCTGTATCCTGCATTGTTAATGCCCAACAAGCTCAGCAGTCATATAAATTACAAGATGCATTCCCCAATCTTTCCTTTAATAGACCCCTGGATTTACAACACGCCGGTGATGGTACAAATCGGCTCTTTGTCGTATCGCAAAATGGACTCATTTCTGTTTTCGAAAATACATCAAACGTAAAGTCAGCAAAGATTTTTTTGGATATCCGGGACAAAGTAATTGCTGGTGGCGAGTTAGGATTGCTGGGACTTGCCTTTCATCCTGATTATGAAAAGAACGGATATTTTTATGTGAATTATACGGCACCCAAACCCCTTCGCTCCGTTATTGCACGATACTCGGTAAGTACAACCAACTCCAATTCAGCTGACAAAAAGAGTGAACTTATTTTATTTCAGGTAAATCAGCCCTATAGCAACCATAACGGTGGTCAGCTTGCCTTTGGCCTTGATGGATATTTATATATTGCATTAGGAGACGGAGGCTCTGCTGGCGATCCTCAGAATAATGGGCAAAATAAATCATCTTTCCTTGGAAAGATATTACGTCTCGATGTAAACTGCACATCAGACGATAAAAATTATTGTATCCCGCCTGATAATCCATTTGCAGGAAACACACAAGGCTACAAAGAAGAAATTTATGCGTATGGTTTACGCAATCCCTGGAGATTCTGCTTTGATTCTGTTACTGGCCGGTTATGGACAGGGGATGTGGGCCAGGATTTATGGGAAGAGATTGACATTGTTGAAAAAGGGAAAAACTATGGCTGGAAGATCATGGAAGGAAATCACTGTTATAAATCTTCTTCCTGCAATACTTCCGGACTTGCATTGCCGATATGGGAGTATGGCCATGATGATCAGGGTGGGTGCTCAGTAACTGGTGGCTATGTTTATCGTGGGAAAATATTTCCAGAGCTTTCCGGCAGATATCTGTATGGTGATTACTGCACTGGCAGAGTATGGGCATTAAAATATGATGGTATTAACCCAGTTTCGAATGCCCTTTTATTAAAAGAAGATATTAATATTTCATCTTTTGGGGTTGATAAGTATAATGAAGTTTATCTCTGTGATTTGGATGGTAAAATTTATAAACTTGCCACAAATACTCCAAGACCAACACCCACCTCTCCTTCACAAACACCTACACCAATACCCACACCCTCAACAGTACCAACGCAGGTACCTACCCCGGTGAAAACTGGTAAAATATATGGATATGTTGTGGACATCAAAGGTAATCCCCTTGTATCGGTAAAGGTAAATCTCAAAGGAAAAGAAACAAAGATCAGGAAGAAAACCCTCTCCGATACGGAAGGATCCTTTGAATTCGCGGACTTAGAGGCTGATACTTATAAAATAACGACAAAGAAAAGGGGGTATCGGAAAGGCAGGCAGACGGTAATGCTTGAAGAGGGAGGAGAGGAAGAGATCGCGATAGAGATGAAAAAACAGTTGAAGCAAAAACCAATCTGA
- the xerC gene encoding tyrosine recombinase XerC, with amino-acid sequence MQDYINKYLAHIEHNRNFSSQTLRAYRNDLHQFLSFLGTEGCRDLGNVTRLFLRRFLAFLKKQDYSKTTIARKLVSIRSLYKFLCREGILKFNPLENIRAPKLERKLPGFMSINETETLLNLPGLNTLLGIRDRAILETLYSTGMRVSELVGIDVADVDFFNEVIKVKGKGKKERLQPIGNHALDAIRLYMDKRNSDSKALFLNNRGGRLTERSVARMLEKYVKKAGLSLNISPHTFRHSFATHLLDRGADLRSVQELLGHANLSTTQIYTHITTERLKQVYDKAHPRA; translated from the coding sequence ATGCAGGATTATATCAATAAATACCTGGCCCATATTGAACACAACAGAAATTTTTCATCGCAGACCTTACGGGCTTATCGGAATGACTTACACCAATTCCTTTCATTTCTTGGCACCGAAGGTTGCCGTGATCTTGGAAATGTCACCCGTTTATTCCTGAGAAGATTTCTTGCCTTCCTGAAAAAACAAGACTATTCTAAAACAACGATTGCCAGAAAATTAGTTTCTATCAGATCCCTATACAAATTTCTATGCCGTGAGGGTATTTTAAAATTCAATCCCCTGGAGAATATTCGTGCACCTAAGCTGGAAAGAAAACTCCCCGGATTTATGAGTATCAACGAGACGGAAACCCTTTTAAATCTACCTGGTTTGAATACATTGTTGGGCATCCGCGATAGGGCCATTTTGGAAACCTTATACAGTACGGGTATGAGGGTAAGCGAATTGGTAGGAATCGATGTTGCAGATGTGGACTTCTTCAATGAAGTTATTAAAGTAAAGGGGAAGGGTAAAAAGGAACGTTTACAACCTATTGGGAATCATGCCTTAGATGCCATACGGTTATATATGGACAAAAGGAATTCAGACAGTAAAGCCCTTTTTTTAAACAACCGGGGCGGACGTCTTACCGAACGCAGTGTGGCAAGGATGCTGGAAAAGTATGTAAAAAAAGCAGGCCTAAGCCTGAATATTTCTCCCCATACCTTTCGGCATAGTTTTGCAACCCACCTGCTAGACCGCGGCGCCGATTTGCGTTCTGTACAAGAGCTTCTGGGACATGCCAACCTTTCTACAACCCAAATCTATACCCATATAACCACAGAACGGCTGAAACAGGTATATGACAAGGCACATCCCAGGGCGTAA
- the pabB gene encoding aminodeoxychorismate synthase component I has protein sequence MDSNKSIAGEIFIREIKDACSPLEAFCRFASRANVFFLDSALPVKGISRYSFLGFNPFLVMKAKQRKITLTDCNGVLEIEGNPFEHLRELLKQFSLQNTIESIPFQCGMVGYFGYDLCHFIERLPIKAVDDIGLPDMYMGFYDTIVSYDNFLNRCYVIGADFGLDNTLKERMEHVVDVLCRKFDTGYESMDGKPNSEIPEPTLKFNFTKELYIDAIKRIKDYITAGDVYQVNLSQRIETQIDIPSYELYRKLRLINPAPFSGYLAFDDVAVISSSPERFLHINARHVQTRPIKGTRPRGKDAKTDEVMKQALLSSPKDDAELTMIIDLERNDLGRVCDYGSVRVVERKVLEAYPTVYHLVSTIDGDLYERYDFIDLLKAMFPGGSITGAPKIRAMQIIDELEPTQRSVYTGAIGYIGFNGDADLNIAIRTFIMKDKKVYFQVGSGIVADSNEEEEYEETLHKARALIDSLKTCPISSS, from the coding sequence ATGGATTCAAACAAGAGTATAGCAGGTGAAATTTTTATCCGGGAAATCAAGGATGCTTGCTCCCCTTTAGAAGCATTTTGCCGGTTTGCTTCCCGTGCGAACGTATTTTTTCTCGACAGTGCCTTGCCTGTAAAAGGGATTTCAAGATATTCCTTTCTGGGTTTTAATCCTTTTTTGGTAATGAAGGCGAAGCAACGGAAGATCACCCTGACCGACTGTAATGGTGTACTCGAAATTGAAGGGAACCCCTTTGAACACCTGCGTGAGTTACTCAAACAGTTTTCATTACAAAACACGATTGAATCCATCCCGTTCCAATGCGGCATGGTGGGATATTTTGGTTATGACCTGTGCCATTTTATCGAACGGTTACCCATAAAGGCTGTGGACGATATTGGACTGCCGGATATGTATATGGGATTTTATGATACTATTGTGTCGTATGATAATTTTCTCAACAGGTGCTACGTAATCGGGGCGGATTTTGGTTTAGATAATACACTGAAAGAGAGAATGGAACACGTGGTTGACGTATTGTGTAGAAAATTCGATACGGGTTACGAGTCCATGGACGGTAAGCCTAATTCAGAAATACCTGAACCCACACTGAAATTTAATTTCACAAAAGAACTCTATATCGATGCAATCAAACGCATCAAGGACTATATTACGGCAGGGGACGTCTATCAGGTAAATCTCTCTCAACGGATAGAGACTCAGATTGATATCCCTTCCTATGAACTGTACAGAAAATTGCGTTTGATAAATCCTGCTCCGTTTTCGGGTTATTTGGCCTTTGACGACGTTGCTGTCATCAGTTCCTCGCCAGAGCGATTCCTTCATATTAATGCCAGACATGTCCAAACCCGCCCTATCAAGGGTACACGACCGCGGGGTAAGGATGCAAAGACAGACGAGGTTATGAAACAGGCACTGCTTTCGAGTCCGAAGGACGATGCAGAGCTTACCATGATCATTGATCTGGAGCGTAACGATCTCGGACGTGTGTGCGATTACGGTTCTGTCAGGGTTGTAGAAAGAAAGGTTTTGGAGGCCTATCCCACCGTATATCATCTAGTCTCTACAATTGATGGTGACCTGTACGAACGATATGATTTCATAGACCTCCTCAAGGCCATGTTCCCTGGCGGTTCCATCACAGGGGCACCGAAGATACGTGCTATGCAGATCATTGATGAACTTGAACCTACCCAAAGAAGCGTTTACACAGGAGCTATCGGTTATATCGGATTTAACGGGGATGCGGACCTGAATATCGCTATACGAACTTTCATTATGAAGGATAAAAAGGTATATTTCCAGGTTGGTAGCGGTATTGTTGCGGATTCAAATGAGGAAGAGGAATATGAAGAGACTCTGCATAAGGCCAGGGCCCTCATTGATTCATTAAAAACATGCCCAATCTCATCTTCTTAA
- the pabC gene encoding aminodeoxychorismate lyase, whose translation MPNLIFLNGKIVEETQGHVSILDRGFLYGDGLFETLRAYDKKPFRLEDHVTRLSNSVQHFGIPFHYTPLQIRHIIEQLLTRNNLPDAYIRMTLSRGSGANGLIPTGICNPTFVIYTKPFIAYSATLYKTGVSLITSHIQRSTTCPISAHKTLNYLTNYLVKKEAVEKGVHDAIILNTEGHVAECAVSNIFIVERGTVITPSLQANILPGITRKIILELSKENGIHVSEELFGMERVRAAEEVFLTNSLMEIMPVSKIEGRTVGMLAPGAVTSFLHEKYKVLTH comes from the coding sequence ATGCCCAATCTCATCTTCTTAAACGGTAAAATTGTGGAAGAAACCCAGGGACATGTAAGTATCCTGGACCGTGGTTTTCTCTATGGTGACGGGCTCTTTGAAACCCTCAGGGCTTATGATAAAAAACCTTTCCGTCTGGAAGATCATGTTACGCGTCTCTCAAACTCTGTTCAGCATTTCGGAATCCCTTTTCATTATACACCCCTGCAAATACGGCATATCATTGAACAACTCCTCACCCGGAATAATTTACCAGACGCCTATATCCGGATGACGTTGTCTCGCGGGTCCGGAGCCAACGGACTCATTCCCACAGGTATATGCAATCCCACCTTTGTGATTTATACAAAGCCGTTTATTGCTTATTCAGCAACATTGTATAAAACAGGTGTATCGCTTATTACTTCCCATATACAAAGGAGTACCACCTGTCCCATCTCAGCGCACAAGACTCTAAACTATCTGACCAATTACCTCGTTAAAAAAGAGGCGGTTGAGAAGGGCGTTCACGATGCAATTATTCTGAACACAGAGGGTCATGTTGCCGAATGCGCTGTAAGTAATATCTTCATTGTTGAGAGAGGTACCGTTATTACCCCTTCCCTACAGGCCAATATCCTGCCAGGTATCACCCGTAAGATCATCCTGGAGTTAAGCAAAGAAAATGGCATTCATGTTTCAGAGGAGCTATTTGGGATGGAAAGGGTTCGGGCGGCTGAAGAAGTCTTTCTTACCAACTCTCTTATGGAAATAATGCCCGTCTCTAAGATTGAAGGACGGACCGTTGGTATGCTTGCCCCGGGTGCCGTAACTAGCTTTTTGCATGAAAAATACAAGGTTTTAACACATTAA